A portion of the Deinococcus peraridilitoris DSM 19664 genome contains these proteins:
- a CDS encoding deoxyguanosinetriphosphate triphosphohydrolase, whose translation MVSRDMLLQRERATLAPYATFSDESRGRRYPEGESAHRSPYQKDRDRVLHTTAFRRLEYKTQVFVNYQGDYYRTRLTHTLEVTQVARSVALALGLNETLAETIALAHDLGHPPFGHAGERILNGLMREHGGFEHNRQSLRIVTQIENRYEGFPGLNLTWETLEGIVKHETLFDQEETSDIPDYEPSWRPSLEAQIANVADETAYNAHDLDDGLRSGLITPRDLRGLALWDKFIEELNLDPDHFDEKQRRIVIRELLGWMINDLIQESHRRIEYYGVTTLGDVRRVEAPLIGQTDEARALLSDLKRFLFAHLYNHHRVVRQVHKAEHFLRTLFEAYCKRPAMLPPSVREVEKKHGLERAVCDYLAGMTDRYAMEEYRKLYDPYVRT comes from the coding sequence CTGGTTTCCCGTGACATGCTGCTGCAGCGCGAACGCGCCACCCTTGCGCCATACGCGACCTTCTCGGACGAATCGCGTGGTCGGCGCTACCCGGAAGGCGAGAGTGCGCACCGCAGTCCCTACCAGAAAGACCGCGACCGCGTGCTGCACACCACAGCGTTTCGGCGCCTGGAGTACAAAACCCAGGTTTTCGTGAACTATCAGGGCGACTACTACCGCACCCGTCTGACCCACACGCTCGAAGTTACCCAGGTGGCCCGCTCGGTCGCGCTGGCCCTCGGGCTCAACGAGACGCTGGCCGAAACCATCGCGCTGGCACACGATCTGGGCCACCCACCGTTCGGGCACGCGGGCGAACGCATCCTGAACGGCCTGATGCGCGAACACGGCGGCTTTGAGCACAACCGGCAAAGCCTGCGCATCGTGACCCAGATCGAAAACCGGTACGAGGGTTTTCCTGGCCTGAATCTGACCTGGGAAACGCTCGAAGGCATTGTCAAACACGAAACCCTCTTCGATCAGGAGGAAACAAGCGACATTCCCGACTACGAGCCGAGCTGGCGTCCCAGCCTGGAAGCACAAATCGCCAACGTCGCCGATGAGACGGCCTACAACGCACACGACCTCGACGACGGTCTGCGCAGCGGCCTGATCACGCCGCGCGATCTGCGGGGGCTGGCGCTGTGGGACAAGTTCATAGAAGAGCTAAACCTCGACCCTGACCACTTCGACGAAAAACAACGCCGCATCGTGATTCGGGAATTGCTGGGCTGGATGATCAACGACCTGATTCAGGAAAGCCACCGGCGCATCGAGTACTACGGGGTCACGACGCTGGGTGACGTGCGGCGTGTCGAGGCTCCCCTGATTGGTCAGACAGACGAGGCGCGCGCGCTGCTGAGCGACCTCAAGCGCTTCTTGTTCGCGCATCTCTACAACCACCACCGCGTGGTGCGTCAGGTACACAAAGCCGAGCATTTTCTCCGGACGCTCTTCGAAGCCTACTGCAAGCGTCCGGCCATGCTGCCGCCCAGCGTACGCGAAGTCGAGAAGAAGCACGGTCTGGAGCGCGCGGTCTGTGACTATCTGGCAGGCATGACCGACCGCTACGCCATGGAAGAGTACCGTAAGCTGTACGATCCGTACGTCCGCACGTGA
- a CDS encoding NUDIX hydrolase: MAKVQYPLSLNMDAMQIDDSWYIRVAEVPLRQAAGGIVVRWQEGILLVALTAQGEGRDLVLALPKGGIEAGESAGQAARREILEETGLHDLSQVLPESLATEERYGLRKGIWIRYQYFLFLTAQVTGVPSDPRHRLCWCPLEQLPPLFWPGEERLLQEHCGRITELVPAREGSQA; encoded by the coding sequence GACAGCTGGTATATCCGTGTGGCCGAGGTGCCGCTTCGCCAGGCCGCAGGTGGAATCGTGGTGCGGTGGCAGGAGGGCATCCTGCTGGTTGCGCTCACCGCTCAGGGTGAGGGCCGTGATCTGGTCCTGGCCCTTCCTAAAGGTGGCATCGAAGCTGGGGAGAGTGCCGGGCAGGCTGCCCGCCGCGAAATTCTGGAGGAGACGGGCCTTCATGACCTCTCGCAAGTGCTGCCGGAGTCGCTGGCCACGGAGGAGCGCTATGGGCTCCGGAAAGGCATCTGGATTCGTTACCAGTACTTCCTGTTTTTGACCGCACAGGTCACGGGCGTGCCCTCCGACCCACGACACCGGCTATGCTGGTGCCCGCTGGAACAGCTCCCGCCGCTATTCTGGCCGGGCGAGGAGCGCCTGCTCCAGGAGCATTGCGGGCGGATCACGGAGCTTGTGCCGGCCAGGGAAGGTAGCCAGGCATGA